A window of the Halopseudomonas phragmitis genome harbors these coding sequences:
- the atpE gene encoding F0F1 ATP synthase subunit C, translating into MELVIIAAAIMIGLGALGTGIGFALLGGKLLESTARQPELGPQLQTKTFLMAGLLDAVPMIGVGIAMYLIFVVAPGLAG; encoded by the coding sequence ATGGAACTCGTAATCATCGCTGCCGCTATCATGATCGGTCTGGGCGCTCTGGGTACTGGTATCGGCTTCGCCCTGCTGGGCGGCAAGCTGCTGGAGTCCACTGCTCGTCAGCCTGAACTGGGCCCGCAGCTGCAGACCAAGACCTTCCTGATGGCCGGTCTGCTCGACGCCGTGCCGATGATCGGCGTTGGTATCGCGATGTACCTGATCTTCGTTGTTGCCCCTGGTCTGGCTGGTTGA
- a CDS encoding F0F1 ATP synthase subunit B: MNINLTLFGQTIAFAIFVWFCMKFVWPPITAAMAERQKKIAEGLDAAGRAQRDLSLAQEKASQTLRETKEQATQIIEQANKSANLIIEEAKQQARSEGERLIAAAKAEIEQEVNRAKDQLRAQVATLAVKGAEQILQSEVDSKAHSELVEKLASQL, from the coding sequence GTGAACATTAATCTGACGCTGTTTGGTCAAACGATTGCCTTCGCTATTTTTGTCTGGTTTTGCATGAAGTTCGTCTGGCCGCCGATCACGGCAGCCATGGCCGAACGCCAGAAAAAAATCGCCGAAGGCCTGGATGCGGCTGGCCGCGCCCAGCGTGACCTGAGCCTCGCTCAGGAAAAAGCTTCCCAGACCCTGCGTGAGACCAAGGAACAGGCTACTCAGATCATCGAGCAAGCCAACAAGAGTGCCAACCTCATTATTGAGGAAGCCAAGCAGCAGGCACGTTCCGAAGGTGAGCGCCTGATTGCGGCCGCCAAAGCCGAAATCGAACAAGAAGTGAATCGCGCCAAGGATCAACTGCGTGCCCAGGTTGCCACTCTGGCAGTCAAGGGTGCTGAACAGATCCTGCAGTCCGAGGTGGATTCCAAGGCCCACAGTGAGCTGGTCGAAAAACTGGCCTCACAACTCTAA
- a CDS encoding F0F1 ATP synthase subunit delta, translating to MATINTLARPYAKAAFEHASTANQLDAWSGMLALAGAAINEAVFADRVRNPGLTRERKAEDLLMVCEGQIDEAFGNFIRTLAENDRLPLIPVIAELYEQHKAEHDRSVAVEVESAFELSEDQLKTLATALSKRLDRTVTPQVTINPALIGGVLVRAGDLVIDGSVRGKLAKLAEALKS from the coding sequence ATGGCTACTATCAACACGCTAGCTCGGCCTTACGCCAAAGCCGCTTTCGAGCACGCGTCGACAGCCAATCAGCTGGATGCCTGGTCAGGCATGCTGGCTCTGGCTGGCGCTGCGATCAACGAAGCGGTTTTTGCCGATAGAGTGCGCAACCCGGGTCTGACCCGTGAGCGCAAGGCCGAGGACCTGCTCATGGTGTGTGAAGGTCAGATCGACGAGGCGTTCGGAAATTTCATCCGGACCCTGGCCGAAAATGACCGTCTGCCCCTGATCCCGGTAATCGCCGAGCTCTATGAGCAACACAAGGCGGAGCACGATCGGAGCGTCGCAGTCGAAGTCGAAAGCGCCTTCGAGCTGAGCGAAGATCAACTGAAAACGCTGGCAACCGCACTATCCAAGCGGTTGGACCGGACAGTGACCCCTCAAGTCACCATCAATCCCGCCCTGATCGGCGGTGTGCTGGTACGTGCGGGTGACCTGGTCATCGATGGTTCGGTCCGCGGCAAGCTTGCAAAGCTCGCCGAGGCGTTGAAATCCTGA
- the atpA gene encoding F0F1 ATP synthase subunit alpha: protein MQQLNPSEISEIIKKRIEKLDVSSQARNVGTIVSVSDGIVRIHGLADVMYGEMIEFPGGVYGMALNLEQDSVGAVVLGEYLSLAEGMTAQCTGRILEVPVGPELLGRVVDALGNPIDGKGAIDAKATDAVEKVAPGVIWRKSVDQPVQTGYKSVDAMIPIGRGQRELIIGDRQTGKTAMAVDAIINQKGSGIKCIYVAVGQKQSTIANVVRKLEEHDALAHTVVVAASASDPAALQFLAPYAGCTMGEYFRDRGEDALIIYDDLSKQAVAYRQISLLLRRPPGREAYPGDVFYLHSRLLERASRVSEEYVEKFTNGEVKGQTGSLTALPIIETQAGDVSAFVPTNVISITDGQIFLESNLFNSGIRPAVNAGISVSRVGGAAQTKIIKKLSGGIRTALAQFRELAAFAQFASDLDEATRKQLEHGQRVTELMKQDQYTPMSIAEMAISIYAAEKGFLNDVELNKVGAFEKAMLAYFKRDKADLLAKINEKGDYNDEIEAGIKSGIENFKATQSW, encoded by the coding sequence ATGCAGCAACTGAATCCTTCCGAAATTAGCGAAATTATCAAGAAGCGCATCGAGAAACTCGATGTCAGCTCCCAGGCCCGCAATGTCGGCACCATCGTCAGCGTTTCCGACGGTATCGTGCGCATCCATGGCCTGGCCGATGTAATGTACGGCGAAATGATCGAGTTCCCCGGTGGCGTCTATGGTATGGCGCTGAACCTGGAGCAGGACTCTGTCGGTGCGGTGGTTCTGGGTGAATACCTGAGCCTGGCCGAGGGCATGACTGCCCAGTGCACCGGCCGCATCCTTGAAGTACCGGTTGGTCCGGAACTGCTGGGTCGCGTCGTTGACGCGCTGGGCAATCCGATCGACGGTAAGGGTGCGATTGATGCCAAGGCTACCGACGCGGTCGAAAAGGTCGCCCCGGGCGTGATCTGGCGTAAGTCGGTCGACCAGCCGGTGCAAACCGGTTACAAGTCGGTTGACGCGATGATTCCGATCGGCCGTGGCCAGCGTGAGCTGATCATCGGTGACCGTCAGACTGGTAAGACCGCCATGGCGGTTGATGCGATCATTAACCAGAAAGGCTCCGGCATCAAATGTATCTACGTAGCCGTTGGTCAGAAGCAGTCGACCATCGCCAACGTGGTACGCAAGCTGGAAGAGCACGACGCTCTGGCGCACACCGTGGTAGTTGCCGCATCGGCTTCCGACCCGGCTGCCCTGCAGTTCCTGGCGCCCTACGCCGGCTGCACCATGGGTGAGTACTTCCGTGACCGTGGCGAAGACGCACTGATCATCTATGATGATCTGTCCAAGCAGGCTGTGGCTTACCGCCAGATCTCCCTGCTGCTGCGTCGTCCGCCGGGCCGTGAAGCCTACCCGGGTGACGTGTTCTATCTCCACAGCCGTCTGCTCGAGCGTGCCTCGCGCGTCTCTGAAGAGTACGTTGAGAAGTTCACCAACGGTGAAGTGAAAGGCCAGACCGGTTCCTTGACCGCGCTGCCGATCATCGAAACCCAGGCCGGTGACGTATCGGCGTTCGTTCCGACCAACGTGATCTCGATCACCGACGGTCAGATCTTCCTCGAGTCCAACCTGTTCAACTCGGGTATCCGTCCGGCGGTTAACGCCGGTATCTCGGTATCGCGTGTTGGTGGTGCGGCCCAGACCAAGATCATCAAGAAGCTGTCCGGTGGTATTCGTACCGCGCTGGCCCAGTTCCGTGAGCTGGCAGCCTTTGCCCAGTTCGCCTCCGATCTGGACGAAGCGACCCGCAAGCAGCTCGAGCACGGTCAGCGTGTTACCGAGCTGATGAAGCAGGACCAGTATACGCCGATGTCGATCGCCGAAATGGCCATCAGCATCTATGCCGCCGAGAAGGGCTTCCTGAACGATGTCGAACTCAACAAGGTCGGCGCCTTCGAGAAGGCCATGCTCGCCTACTTCAAGCGTGACAAGGCCGATCTGCTGGCCAAGATCAACGAGAAGGGCGATTACAACGACGAGATCGAAGCCGGTATCAAGTCTGGCATCGAGAACTTCAAGGCGACCCAAAGCTGGTAA
- the atpG gene encoding F0F1 ATP synthase subunit gamma, whose product MAGAKEIRTKIASIKSTQKITSAMEKVAVSKMRKAQQRMAASRPYAERIRQVIGHLANANPEYRHPFMQEREVKRVGYIVVSTDRGLCGGLNTNLFKALVQNMKEWRDRNVETDLCVIGSKGASFFRSFGGNVVAAISHLGEAPSVNDLIGSVKVMLDGYHEGRIDRLYLVSNTFINTMVQQPTVEQMIPLVASESDELQERWDYLYEPDAQGLLDGLLTRYIESQVYQSVVENNACEQAARMIAMKSATDNAGELISNLQLIYNKARQAAITQEISEIVGGAAAV is encoded by the coding sequence ATGGCAGGCGCAAAAGAGATTCGCACCAAGATTGCGAGTATTAAAAGTACGCAGAAGATCACCAGCGCCATGGAAAAGGTGGCGGTCAGCAAAATGCGCAAGGCACAGCAGCGCATGGCCGCCAGCCGCCCCTACGCTGAGCGGATCCGTCAGGTAATTGGTCATCTGGCCAATGCCAACCCGGAATACCGCCACCCGTTCATGCAAGAGCGTGAAGTCAAGCGGGTGGGGTATATCGTGGTCAGCACGGACCGTGGTCTCTGCGGTGGCTTGAACACCAACCTGTTCAAGGCACTGGTTCAAAACATGAAGGAATGGCGTGATCGCAACGTTGAAACCGACCTGTGCGTGATCGGTAGCAAGGGCGCCAGCTTCTTCCGCAGCTTCGGCGGTAACGTCGTGGCCGCCATCAGCCACCTGGGTGAAGCGCCGTCGGTCAATGACCTGATCGGCAGCGTCAAGGTGATGCTTGATGGTTATCACGAAGGCCGTATCGACCGTCTGTACCTGGTATCCAATACCTTCATCAACACCATGGTGCAACAGCCCACGGTGGAGCAGATGATTCCGCTGGTGGCGTCGGAAAGCGACGAACTCCAGGAACGCTGGGATTACCTGTATGAGCCGGATGCCCAGGGCCTGCTGGATGGCCTGCTGACTCGTTACATCGAGTCCCAGGTGTACCAGTCGGTGGTCGAGAACAATGCTTGCGAACAAGCGGCCCGGATGATCGCGATGAAGAGCGCGACTGACAACGCCGGTGAGCTCATCAGCAATTTGCAGCTCATCTACAACAAGGCCCGTCAGGCAGCGATCACCCAGGAAATTTCGGAAATCGTCGGCGGCGCCGCCGCGGTTTGA
- the atpD gene encoding F0F1 ATP synthase subunit beta, with amino-acid sequence MSSGRIVQIIGAVIDVEFPRADVPKVYDALQVPEHDNLTLEVQQQLGDGIVRAIAMGTTEGLKRGLSVNNTGAAIQVPVGVKTLGRIMDVLGNPIDEAGPIGEEERWGIHRKAPSYAEQSGSNELLETGIKVIDLMCPFAKGGKVGLFGGAGVGKTVNMMELIRNIAIEHSGYSVFAGVGERTREGNDFYHEMKDSNVLDKVALVYGQMNEPPGNRLRVALTGLTMAEKFRDEGRDVLLFIDNIYRYTLAGTEVSALLGRMPSAVGYQPTLAEEMGVLQERITSTKTGSITSIQAVYVPADDLTDPSPATTFAHLDATVVLSRDIASLGIYPAVDPLDSTSRQLDPLVIGQEHYDTARGVQYVLQRYKELKDIIAILGMDELSEEDKQLVARARKMQRFLSQPFFVAEVFTGAPGKYVALKETIRAFKGILNGDYDHLPEQAFYMVGTIDEAIEKAKKM; translated from the coding sequence ATGAGTAGCGGACGTATCGTTCAAATCATCGGCGCGGTCATCGACGTGGAATTCCCGCGTGCTGACGTGCCGAAGGTGTATGACGCGCTGCAAGTTCCGGAGCACGACAACCTGACTCTGGAAGTTCAGCAGCAGCTGGGTGACGGCATCGTACGTGCCATCGCCATGGGTACCACCGAAGGTCTCAAGCGGGGCCTGAGCGTGAACAATACCGGTGCAGCCATCCAGGTTCCAGTCGGGGTCAAGACCCTGGGCCGGATCATGGACGTACTGGGTAACCCGATTGATGAGGCTGGTCCCATCGGTGAAGAAGAGCGCTGGGGTATTCACCGCAAGGCTCCGTCCTATGCCGAGCAATCTGGCTCCAACGAGCTGTTGGAAACCGGCATCAAGGTAATCGACCTGATGTGTCCGTTCGCCAAGGGCGGTAAGGTTGGTCTGTTCGGTGGCGCCGGTGTGGGCAAGACCGTAAACATGATGGAGCTGATCCGTAACATCGCCATCGAGCACAGCGGTTACTCGGTATTCGCCGGTGTGGGTGAGCGGACTCGTGAAGGTAACGACTTCTATCACGAGATGAAGGACTCCAACGTACTGGACAAGGTAGCCCTGGTTTACGGCCAGATGAACGAGCCGCCGGGTAACCGTCTGCGCGTGGCCCTGACTGGTCTGACCATGGCCGAGAAGTTCCGTGACGAAGGTCGTGACGTACTGTTGTTCATTGACAACATCTACCGTTACACCCTGGCCGGTACCGAAGTATCCGCACTGCTGGGCCGTATGCCGTCGGCGGTAGGTTATCAGCCGACCCTGGCCGAAGAGATGGGTGTTCTGCAGGAACGCATCACCTCGACCAAGACCGGTTCGATCACCTCGATCCAGGCGGTATACGTACCTGCGGACGACTTGACCGACCCGTCGCCGGCAACCACCTTCGCCCACTTGGACGCGACCGTGGTACTGTCCCGTGACATCGCTTCTCTGGGTATCTACCCGGCGGTTGACCCGCTCGATTCCACCAGCCGTCAGCTCGACCCGCTGGTGATCGGTCAGGAGCACTACGACACCGCCCGTGGCGTTCAGTATGTTCTGCAGCGTTACAAGGAGCTGAAGGACATCATCGCCATTCTGGGTATGGACGAACTGTCCGAGGAAGACAAGCAGCTGGTGGCCCGTGCCCGTAAGATGCAGCGCTTCCTGTCCCAGCCGTTCTTCGTGGCCGAGGTCTTCACCGGTGCTCCGGGCAAATACGTTGCCCTCAAGGAAACCATCCGGGCCTTCAAAGGCATCCTCAATGGTGACTACGACCACCTGCCGGAGCAGGCGTTCTACATGGTCGGTACCATTGACGAAGCCATCGAGAAAGCGAAGAAAATGTAA
- a CDS encoding F0F1 ATP synthase subunit epsilon, whose amino-acid sequence MAMTVHCDIVSAEEELFSGLVEMVVAHGNMGDLGILPGHTPLLTDLKPGPVRVIKQDGSEEVYYISGGYLEVQPSMVKVLADTAIRAGDIDEAAALEAKKAAEKALNEKGAEFDYGSASARLAEAAAQLRTVQEMRKKYGGPALNNR is encoded by the coding sequence ATGGCTATGACAGTGCACTGCGATATCGTAAGCGCGGAAGAAGAGCTGTTCTCAGGCCTGGTCGAAATGGTCGTGGCCCATGGCAACATGGGTGATCTGGGTATTCTGCCCGGTCACACTCCACTGCTGACCGACCTTAAGCCTGGCCCGGTTCGGGTGATCAAGCAGGATGGCAGCGAAGAGGTGTACTACATCTCTGGCGGCTACCTGGAAGTTCAGCCGAGCATGGTCAAGGTGCTCGCCGACACGGCTATCCGTGCTGGCGACATTGATGAAGCAGCCGCTCTGGAAGCGAAGAAGGCCGCAGAAAAGGCTCTTAACGAGAAAGGCGCCGAGTTTGACTACGGTTCGGCCTCCGCCCGTCTCGCTGAAGCCGCCGCCCAGCTTCGTACCGTGCAGGAAATGCGCAAGAAATACGGTGGACCGGCGCTTAACAACCGCTAA